The Enhydrobacter sp. sequence GTCGACGGCGCCATCCATCGCGCCGCCGGACCCGGGCTGCTCGCCGAATGCCGCACGCTGGGCGGCTGTCCGACCGGCGAGGCCAGGATCACGCGCGGCTACTGGCTGAAGGCGCGCCACGTGATCCACACCGTCGGTCCTGTCTGGGGCGGCGGCACGCGCGGCGAGCCCGAGCTGCTGGCGAGCTGCTACCGCAACAGCCTCGCGCTCGCCCGGCAGCACGGCCTGCAGAGCATCGCCTTTCCCGCGATCTCGACCGGCATCTACCGTTTCCCGAAGGGGCAGGCGACCGAGATCGCGGTGCGCGAGGTGCGCCGGCATGCCGGCGACGCGCGCGTGATCTTCTGCTGCTTCGACACCGCGACCGCCGACCTCTACTCCGAGGTCATTGCCCGAAGCGATCGGCCGTCCTGAGATAGTCGAGCTCCTCGGCCGTGCTGGCGCGGCCCAGCACCTCGTTGCGATGCGGGAAGCGGCCGAAACGGGCGATGATGTCGCGATGGGCGATGGCGTACCTGGTGCTGTCCTCGCCGCCCTGCGTGGCGAACAGGGCGCAGGCGAGCTCCTGGTCGGCCAGCGCCTCGCTGTGCTGGAACGGCATGTAGAAGAAGAGCCGCACGTCGCGCGGGAACGCCATCGGATAGAACCGCGCCAGCGCCAGCCGCGCGGTCTCGATCGCCTTGGCGTCGCCCGCGAAGGCGCGCGCCGAGCGGCGGTGCATGTTGCGCGGGAACTGGTCGCACAGAAGGATCAGCGCCAGCGCACCGTCCGGCGAGCCCCTCCAGCCGTCGAGCGCGCCCGCGATCGCGCCGTCGAGCAGCGGGGCGAAGCGTGCCCCGATCTCGGCATCGAGCTCGGGCGTGCTCTGCCACCACATCTCGCGCGGCTGCCCGTGGCCGGGATCGCCGAGCGGCAGGAACCAGAAATCGAGGATGTCGCGGATGGACGAGGCATCGGTCATCGTTGGCTGCATCGCTAAAGATCCCTCGGCCTTCGGCCTCGGGATGACACGGCTTTTCGGATCGGCTCTGTCGTGTCATTCCACACCCTGTCGTGTCGTTCCAGCGCTATCGTGTCATTCCGAGCGTAGCGAGGAATCTTTATCTCCAGCGTCGGGGAGAGAACACAGTGGGCAAAGTCCGCAACGTCCTGTTCATCATGTGCGACCAGCTTCGCGCCGACCATCTGTCCTGCGCCGGCCATCCGCATCTCGAGACCCCGGCGATCGACGGGCTGGCGAAGCGGGGCGTGCTGTTCCCGCGCGCCTATGTGCAATCGGGCGTGTGCGGGCCCTCGCGCATGTCCTACTACACCGGTCGCTATATGTTCAGCCACGGCGCCACCTGGAACCGCGTGCCGCTGTCGCTGCGCGAGAAGACGATCGGCGACTATCTCAGGCCCGCCGGCCTGCGCGTGGCGCTCGCCGGCAAGACGCATGTGCTGCCCGACACCGAGGGGCTGGAGCGCTACGGCATCGAGGGCGGCTCGGCGCTCGCCGCATTGATGCGGGCCGGCGGCTTCGAGGAACTCGACCGCTACGACGGGCACTCGCCGCCCGGCAACGAGAGCGGCTATGCGAGGTATCTGCGCGAGCAGGGCTACAACTCGGACGATCCCTGGAGCGACTATGTGATCGCGGCCGACGGTGCGGACGGCGAGAAGCTCTCGGGCTGGCACATGCGCAATGCGCGGCTTCCGGCCCGCGTCGCCGAAGAGCATTCCG is a genomic window containing:
- a CDS encoding O-acetyl-ADP-ribose deacetylase produces the protein MARLDVIEGDITRLDVDAIVNAANESLLGGGGVDGAIHRAAGPGLLAECRTLGGCPTGEARITRGYWLKARHVIHTVGPVWGGGTRGEPELLASCYRNSLALARQHGLQSIAFPAISTGIYRFPKGQATEIAVREVRRHAGDARVIFCCFDTATADLYSEVIARSDRPS
- a CDS encoding DUF924 family protein — encoded protein: MTDASSIRDILDFWFLPLGDPGHGQPREMWWQSTPELDAEIGARFAPLLDGAIAGALDGWRGSPDGALALILLCDQFPRNMHRRSARAFAGDAKAIETARLALARFYPMAFPRDVRLFFYMPFQHSEALADQELACALFATQGGEDSTRYAIAHRDIIARFGRFPHRNEVLGRASTAEELDYLRTADRFGQ